In bacterium, the genomic window GATGTCGATCAGGGAAACATTCGGGCGATTGTAGGTTTCGTAATATCCGGTGTCCACGCACAAGCGCTTGCATCCGATAACCGTATCCGGGCACAGCAATTCAGCCGTCTCGGGGTTGCGGACGATTTCCCGGATCTTGCCGCGGACGAACGCGGCGGCGGTTTCGTTCGCCTCCTCGCTGAAGTTCAAATCCGCGAAAGCCGCCATGAAGGGAAGGCCACCGTGCGCCCAGCGTTTTTCGTACTCCTGCCGGCGCTCCCCGGGGGCTACCTCCAGGGCCGATTTACCGTTGTAATGCTGGAAAAACCCGGCAGGCAACTGTTTCGCTTTTTTCCGAAGCTCCGCGTAATTCGCCTTGATCTCCCGCTCATAATCTTTGTCCATGGGGCCGTTGTGCGCCGGAACCGCGTAATGCGGCGCCCGTTGAAAGACAAAGAGATGTTCCACTTGCTTTGCGATAACCGTGATGGTCTGAATGGCGGAAGAGCCCGTGCCGATGACACCCACCCGCTTGCCGGAAAAATCAATTTCTTTGTGGGGCCAGCGGCCTGTGTGGTAAACCGGTCCCGCAAAATCATCGAGGCCCTCGATGTTCGGCACAAAAGGAGAGGACAGGCACCCGGTCGCCATGACGCAAAATGTTGCGGATATTTTGCCGCCATTATCCGTCGCGATATTCCAGCGGTTGGACTCCTCAGCGAAGGCCGCTGATTCGATGCGCGTGTTGAAAGTAATGTCTCGGCGGAGATCAAACCGATCCGCAACGTGGTTGATATATCGCAGGATTTCCGGCTGGCCGGCGTAGCGCTCGCTCCACTCCCATTCCTGCTGGAGTTCATCGGAGAACTGATAGGAATACTGCATGCTCTCCGTGTCGCATCGCGCGCCCGGATAGCGGTTCCAGTACCATGTACCGCCGACATCGCTTGCCGCGTCGAAAATACG contains:
- a CDS encoding NAD(P)/FAD-dependent oxidoreductase yields the protein MAEPNSSKADFDVLIVGAGFAGLFMLYRLRGMGFSARIFDAASDVGGTWYWNRYPGARCDTESMQYSYQFSDELQQEWEWSERYAGQPEILRYINHVADRFDLRRDITFNTRIESAAFAEESNRWNIATDNGGKISATFCVMATGCLSSPFVPNIEGLDDFAGPVYHTGRWPHKEIDFSGKRVGVIGTGSSAIQTITVIAKQVEHLFVFQRAPHYAVPAHNGPMDKDYEREIKANYAELRKKAKQLPAGFFQHYNGKSALEVAPGERRQEYEKRWAHGGLPFMAAFADLNFSEEANETAAAFVRGKIREIVRNPETAELLCPDTVIGCKRLCVDTGYYETYNRPNVSLIDISKLEIEKITPGGVLAAGKIYEIDMIVLATGFDAMTGALLKIDIRGRSGQTLREKWAEGPRTYLGLMTAGFPNLFTITGPGSPSVLTNMHTSIDQHVEWIADCLGYLRENRIGRIEPALEAENRWVVHNNEAAEETLRYKCSSWYLGANIPGKPRIFMPYIEGFHVYAEKCAQVAAAGYEGFHLTAISE